One genomic window of Anguilla anguilla isolate fAngAng1 chromosome 13, fAngAng1.pri, whole genome shotgun sequence includes the following:
- the srgap2 gene encoding LOW QUALITY PROTEIN: SLIT-ROBO Rho GTPase-activating protein 2 (The sequence of the model RefSeq protein was modified relative to this genomic sequence to represent the inferred CDS: inserted 2 bases in 1 codon) encodes MTSPAKFRKDKEIIAEYETQVKEIRTQLGEQLRCLDQQSELRVQLLQDLQDFFRKKGEIEMDYSRNLEKLAERFLAKTRSAKDHLFKKEQAILSPLNCWNLLLSQVKGESRDHATLSDLYLNNIIPRFAQVSEDSGRLFKKSKEVGLQLQEDMLKVLNELHAVMKTYHIYNTDSVNAESKLKDAEKQEEKQMGRSARPEDRQAPRSPDSLTSVKMEEKHVRRSSVKKIEKMKEKRQAKYTENKLKAVKARNEYLLALEATNCCVFKYYIHDLSDLIDCCDLGYHASLNRALRTYLSAEFSVETSRHRGLEAIESAAENLEANRDKQRLMEAYNSVFCPPARFDFQSHMGDTWGHVCAQPPLQGELLQRCQQLQSRLSTLTIENEEVKKTMEATLQTIQDMVTVEDFDVSDCFHHSNSMESVRSSMSESFMNKPSLAKRRANQQETEQFYFTKLKEFLEGRTLITKLEAKHDLIQKSLGESQKTDYCLASGRRSSTLRKQDSSQVIPLMVESSIRFISRHGLQHEGIFRVSGSQVEVNDIKNAFERGEDPLAGDQNDHDMDSIASVLKLYFRGLENALFPKEVFHDLISCVLIENLPERAVHIHKVLKSLPSNTLVIMRYLFAFLNHLSQYSEENMMDPYNLAICFGPTLMSVPEGHDQVSCQAHVNELIKTIIIHHDAIFPAPPQLEGPVYEHCRATEEFCDSPHGEPPLVDEPVPDAVSELQNSDDGCLVISESEPLQAVARFDYSGRTSRELSFHKGASLLLFHRASEDWWEGRHNGVDGLVPHQYIVVQDTDDGTSGRGSPKAEIEGPPEPAPPEDKVSTRGSVSSPTGGHVADVYLANLNRVRSRPESGGTRRTFRAGEGLAEGSGGAAAGARASSLPVGGLPKDGSDKRPLSAHSVLNSVTRHSSLKAKLDSPQFRKAATAGRSRSFSNHRPLDPEVIAQVEDSSQDVEATMSSALRELRELERQSSATHAPDVVLDTLEQLKGGGSPREPSSEPSSPLHARDAHDTHDAXPPQPPLQRSSSSISDEPSTFRLGKSVAKATAPGPSPSPSTASSSSSSSSSKEPRPPATRPKPVVFPKTSSSGSPTLGSPTSTVPPTPPPPPPPTDKSCPV; translated from the exons gAAGGAGCAGGCGATCCTCTCCCCGCTGAACTGCTGGAATCTGCTGCTATCTCAGGTGAAGGGGGAGAGCCGGGACCACGCCACGCTCAGTGACCTCTACCTCAACAACATCATCCCCCGCTTCGCTCAGGTCAGCGAGGACTCGGGCCGGCTCTTCAAgaag AGTAAAGAAGTgggtctgcagctgcaggaggatATGCTGAAGGTCCTCAACGAGCTCCACGCG GTGATGAAGACCTACCACATCTACAACACGGACAGCGTGAACGCGGAGAGCAAGCTGAAGGACGCggagaagcaggaggagaagcagaTGGGCCGCTCGGCCCGGCCAGAGGACAGGCAGGCTCCCCGCTCGCCCGACTCTCTCACCAGCGTCAAGATGGAGGAGAAGCACGTCCGCCGCAGCTCTGTCAAGAAGATCGAGAAGATGAAGGAGAAG CGACAGGCCAAATACACTGAAAACAAGCTGAAAGCCGTCAAAGCCAGGAACGAGTACCTGCTGGCTTTGGAGGCCACTAACTGCTGCGTGTTCAAGTACTACATCCACGACCTGTCCGACCTCATAGAC tgctgtGACCTGGGGTACCACGCCAGCCTGAACCGGGCTCTGCGGACCTACCTCTCGGCCGAGTTCAGCGTGGAGACGTCCCGGCACCGCGGGCTGGAGGCCATCGAGAGCGCAGCGGAGAACCTGGAGGCCAACAGGGACAAGCAACGGCTGATGGAGGCCTACAACAGCGTGTtctgcccccccgcccgcttCGACTTCCAGTCCCACATGGGGGACACG tggggGCACGTGTGTGCTCAGCCCCCCCTGCAGGGGGAGCTACTCCAGCGCTGCCAACAGCTACAGTCCCGCCTGTCCACTCTCACCATAGAAAATGAAGag GTGAAGAAGACCATGGAGGCCACTCTGCAGACCATCCAGGACATGGTGACTGTCGAGGACTTTGACGTGTCCGACTGCTTCCACCACAGCAACTCCATGGAGTCGGTCCGGTCCTCCATGTCGGAGTCCTTCATGAACAAACCCAGCCTGGCCAAGAGGAGGGCCAATCAGCAGGAGACGGAGCAGTTCTACTTCACG AAACTGAAGGAGTTCCTGGAGGGCAGGACCCTGATCACCAAGCTGGAGGCCAAACATGACCTGATCCAGAAATCTctgggagaga GTCAGAAGACTGATTATTGCCTTGCCAG CGGGAGGAGGAGCTCAACCCTGCGCAAACAG GACTCCAGCCAAGTCATCCCGCTCATGGTGGAGAGCTCCATCCGCTTTATCAGCCGACACG GTCTGCAGCACGAGGGAATCTTCAGAGTGTCTGGTTCTCAGGTCGAGGTGAACGATATTAAGAATGCCTTTGAGAGGG GTGAAGATCCCCTGGCAGGAGACCAGAATGATCATGACATGGACTCCATCGCCAGTGTCCTGAAACTCTATTTCCGGGGACTGGAGAACGCTCTCTTCCCCAAGGAAGTCTTCCATGACCTCATTTCCTGTGTCT TGATAGAGAACCTTCCGGAGAGAGCAGTCCACATTCACAAGGTCCTGAAGTCTTTGCCTAGTAACACCCTCGTCATCATGAGATACCTCTTTGCTTTCCTCAACCA CCTGTCCCAGTACAGCGAGGAGAACATGATGGACCCGTATAACCTGGCCATCTGCTTCGGGCCCACCCTCATGTCTGTGCCCGAGGGGCACGACCAGGTATCCTGCCAGGCCCACGTCAACGAGCTCATCAAGACCATCATCATCCACCACGACGCCATcttccccgccccgccccagctGGAGGGGCCCGTGTACGAGCACTGCAGGGCCACCGAAGAGTTCTG tgacAGTCCCCACGGCGAGCCCCCCCTTGTGGATGAGCCAGTGCCGGACGCCGTCTCAGAGCTGCAGAACAGCGACGACG GGTGCTTGGTCATTTCAGAGTCGGAGCCCTTGCAGGCCGTCGCCCGTTTCGACTATTCCGGGCGCACCAGCCGGGAGCTCTCCTTCCACAAGGGGGCGTCGCTGCTCCTGTTCCACCGCGCCTCTGAGGACTGGTGGGAGGGGCGTCACAACGGGGTGGACGGGCTGGTGCCCCACCAGTACATTGTGGTTCAGGACAC ggatGATGGGACATCTGGCAGGGGGAGCCCCAAAGCTGAAATAGAGGGGCCACCTGAGCCTGCTCCACCTGAGGATAAAGTGTCCACTAGGGGCAGCGTGAGCTCTCCCACTGGAGGACACGTGGCAGACGTTTACCTGGCCAACCTGAACAG GGTGAGGAGTCGTCCCGAATCCGGCGGCACGCGGAGAACGTTCCGGGCTGGGGAGGGACTGGCGGAGGGcagcgggggggcggcggcaggGGCCCGGGCCTCCTCCCTGCCGGTGGGGGGGCTGCCCAAAGACGGGTCCGATAAAAGGCCCCTCAGCGCCCACAGCGTCCTCAACTCCGTCACCCGCCACTCCTCCCTGAAGGCCAAGCTGGACAGCCCGCAGTTCCGCAAGGCAGCCACCGCGGGGCGCTCCAGGAGCTTCAGCAACCACCGGCCCCTCGACCCGGAGGTCATCGCCCAGGTGGAGGACAGCTCACAG GACGTGGAGGCCACCATGAGCAGTGCGTTGAGGGAGCTGCGGGAGCTGGAGAGGCAGAGCAGCGCCACGCACGCGCCGGACGTGGTGCTGGACACGCTGGAGCagctgaagggggggggcagccccCGGGAGCCCAGCTCAGAGCCCTCCAGCCCGCTGCACGCCCGCGATGCCCACGACACCcacgacgc ccccccccagccccccctacAGCGCAGCTCCAGCTCCATCAGCGACGAGCCCAGCACCTTCCGCCTGGGCAAGAGCGTCGCCAAGGCAACCGcgccaggcccctccccttccccctccaccgcctcttcctcctcctcttcctcatcctccaaagagccccgcccgcccgccacccGCCCCAAACCGGTGGTGTTCCCCAAAACCAGCTCGAGCGGCAGCCCCACCCTGGGGTCACCCACCTCCACcgtcccccccacacccccacccccgcccccgcccactGATAAGTCCTGCCCCGTCTGA